CAGGGACAACCCACTGAGTTAATCCTAGAGGTCGATTCCTATCATTTGCTGGCCCCTTGCGCTCCCTCGAAGATTGTGGCAGTGGGAAAAAATTATGCTAATCATGCAGCGGAGATGGGAACTCCAGTGCCGGAGGAACCCCTGCTGTTTATGAAGCCCTCAACAACAGTTATTCCTACGGATAGACCCATTTTATATCCTCCCCAATCGGAACGAGTCGATTATGAGGGAGAATTAGCGGTAGTGATTGGGAATCGGTGTGTAGACTGTAGCCCAGAAGAGGCGGCCAACAAAATTTGGGGCTATACGATCGCTAATGATGTTACCGCCCGGGATCTGCAACGTCGGGATGGCCAATGGACAAGAGCGAAAGGGTTTGATAGCTTTTGCCCGTTAGGGCCTTGGATTGTGC
This sequence is a window from Roseofilum reptotaenium CS-1145. Protein-coding genes within it:
- a CDS encoding fumarylacetoacetate hydrolase family protein, whose amino-acid sequence is MAQRYVRVQTTEGKIYYGLLKLNREVQVLDAPPWLQGQPTELILEVDSYHLLAPCAPSKIVAVGKNYANHAAEMGTPVPEEPLLFMKPSTTVIPTDRPILYPPQSERVDYEGELAVVIGNRCVDCSPEEAANKIWGYTIANDVTARDLQRRDGQWTRAKGFDSFCPLGPWIVREINPGARLQTFLNDDREPRQSALISDMVFTPEILVSHISQIMTLMPGDVILTGTPEGIGPMQVGDRVRVELEGIGSLDNPVIARFGATP